Proteins from one Desulfonema limicola genomic window:
- a CDS encoding GatB/YqeY domain-containing protein yields MTLQEKIKNDLKLAMKAKDEDKKNTIRVIMGEFARLETKEISDEDVIKVLKKLIKSEKETLEISGEASGKKIEESAFIRIIEEYLPKMASEQEIKTWVENNIDFSSYKNKMQAMRDIMAHFGSAADGNTVKNILQGLT; encoded by the coding sequence ATGACATTGCAGGAAAAGATAAAAAATGATTTAAAACTTGCCATGAAAGCAAAAGACGAAGATAAGAAAAATACCATCAGGGTTATCATGGGCGAGTTTGCAAGGCTTGAAACCAAGGAAATTTCAGATGAAGATGTTATAAAAGTTCTTAAAAAACTTATTAAATCTGAAAAAGAGACCCTTGAAATATCTGGTGAAGCATCTGGTAAAAAAATAGAAGAATCTGCTTTTATCAGGATAATAGAAGAATATCTTCCAAAAATGGCTTCAGAGCAGGAAATAAAAACCTGGGTTGAAAACAATATTGATTTTTCATCATATAAAAACAAGATGCAGGCAATGAGGGATATTATGGCTCATTTTGGTTCCGCTGCTGACGGCAACACTGTTAAAAATATATTACAGGGTTTAACCTGA